In a single window of the Flavobacterium sp. W4I14 genome:
- a CDS encoding hypothetical protein (product_source=Hypo-rule applied): MKLTELPDCHRITPLDESIHILNVINNNIIRYHRALCSLPDYHVDPNIVITINTMSFENGCILVTSYFDEYHGHFTRLLNEQQKKYINPYFKRIKSVLNLFPDIKAFRNQVVAHNLRVKNQSVPTNKSLNSFIVPQTIIEFSLVIECIKYITTIINRMFPLAMEKVVMHISDMAKRSSVVMKPPLTPADAETILVELIRDLDKITNNQRIQDEQ; the protein is encoded by the coding sequence GTGAAACTTACCGAATTGCCAGATTGTCACCGAATTACACCTTTAGATGAAAGCATTCATATCCTTAATGTTATAAACAATAATATTATAAGGTATCATCGGGCATTATGTAGCTTACCTGACTATCATGTCGATCCAAATATTGTCATTACCATAAATACGATGAGTTTTGAAAATGGCTGTATATTGGTGACTAGTTATTTTGATGAGTATCATGGTCACTTTACAAGACTTTTAAATGAGCAACAGAAAAAATATATAAATCCTTACTTTAAGCGCATTAAAAGTGTACTAAATCTTTTTCCCGACATTAAAGCGTTCAGAAATCAAGTAGTGGCGCATAATTTAAGAGTTAAAAACCAAAGTGTACCCACCAATAAAAGTCTTAACAGTTTCATAGTGCCGCAAACAATTATTGAATTCAGCTTGGTTATTGAATGCATAAAATACATTACCACGATAATCAATAGAATGTTTCCATTAGCGATGGAAAAGGTTGTAATGCATATATCTGATATGGCCAAGAGATCAAGTGTCGTTATGAAACCACCGCTAACACCTGCAGATGCAGAGACAATTCTAGTGGAACTTATTCGTGACTTAGACAAAATAACGAACAATCAGCGTATTCAGGATGAACAATAA
- a CDS encoding hypothetical protein (product_source=Hypo-rule applied; superfamily=51445): MPLPYAFLYNHLVAGWLGPAGTLKTKLMKTKKISAFIVIWVLMGFSCSKNNTIADGVGDPNPPQPPVKEVVYDETGCLYTSYNNLVMAGYQGWFAAQGDDSNRGWYHYQNDCGFQPGCAAVDFWPDMTEYSKKYSSPFNFANGDAAYLYSPYDEESVDLHFKWMKDYGIDGVFMQRFVVEIKDSNPAGRRHFNKVLANALKAAKKYSRAIGVMYDLSGCTSQDMAALEKDWAEIQVEFKLFDNLANPTYIRHNKKPLLTIWGTGFNDNRKYTIADVQQTVSRLKGPEKKVSIMLGVPYYWRTLNNDTENSMLLHTLIKQADIIMPWAVGRYGSENYNQTAGTVLAGDIQWCANNNITYVPLVFPGFTWGNLKKDPSVYNSIPREQGNFLWKQVAGAKISGAKSLYVAMFDEIDEGTAIFKSLRENEVPLNGSGKFTGIENNLPSDYYLWLTGQAANWFHNTGSYSAVKPNRL, encoded by the coding sequence ATGCCCCTGCCGTACGCATTTCTATATAACCACCTGGTTGCTGGCTGGTTAGGACCGGCTGGCACCTTAAAAACTAAACTTATGAAAACGAAAAAAATAAGTGCCTTTATAGTTATTTGGGTATTGATGGGCTTTTCATGCTCAAAAAATAACACTATCGCCGATGGTGTCGGAGATCCCAACCCACCGCAGCCTCCGGTAAAAGAAGTGGTTTATGATGAGACCGGTTGTTTGTACACTTCTTATAATAACCTCGTAATGGCAGGTTATCAGGGATGGTTTGCTGCACAGGGTGATGATTCAAACCGCGGCTGGTACCACTACCAAAACGACTGTGGCTTTCAGCCGGGTTGTGCGGCAGTAGATTTTTGGCCGGATATGACTGAATACAGTAAAAAATACAGCAGTCCTTTTAACTTCGCCAATGGGGATGCAGCTTATCTCTACAGTCCTTACGACGAAGAAAGTGTTGACCTTCATTTTAAATGGATGAAGGATTATGGAATTGACGGCGTATTTATGCAACGTTTTGTTGTAGAGATAAAGGATTCCAATCCGGCGGGTAGGCGTCATTTTAACAAAGTGCTGGCAAATGCACTTAAGGCAGCTAAAAAGTACAGCAGAGCTATAGGTGTGATGTACGATCTTAGTGGCTGTACCTCGCAAGATATGGCAGCACTAGAGAAGGACTGGGCTGAAATTCAGGTGGAGTTTAAGCTTTTTGATAACCTGGCTAATCCAACTTACATCAGGCACAATAAAAAACCGTTATTAACGATTTGGGGAACCGGATTCAACGACAATCGGAAATACACCATTGCTGATGTTCAGCAGACTGTATCCAGGTTAAAGGGGCCAGAAAAGAAGGTATCGATTATGTTGGGCGTGCCTTATTATTGGAGAACACTTAACAATGACACAGAGAATTCTATGCTTCTACATACCCTAATTAAACAGGCCGATATCATTATGCCTTGGGCGGTTGGAAGATATGGTTCAGAAAATTATAACCAAACAGCAGGAACGGTTCTGGCAGGAGATATCCAATGGTGTGCCAATAATAACATTACTTATGTTCCGTTGGTATTTCCGGGATTTACCTGGGGAAATCTTAAAAAAGACCCCTCCGTTTATAATTCGATACCGCGCGAACAAGGAAATTTTTTGTGGAAACAGGTTGCGGGAGCAAAGATATCAGGTGCAAAATCACTATATGTAGCCATGTTTGACGAAATTGATGAAGGCACTGCGATATTTAAATCACTGAGAGAAAATGAAGTTCCGTTAAACGGTTCAGGAAAGTTCACTGGCATCGAAAACAACTTGCCATCAGATTATTACCTATGGCTTACAGGCCAGGCGGCCAATTGGTTTCACAATACCGGAAGCTATTCTGCAGTAAAACCCAACAGGCTCTGA
- a CDS encoding two-component SAPR family response regulator (product_source=COG3947; cath_funfam=1.10.10.10; cog=COG3947; pfam=PF13964; smart=SM00612; superfamily=117281,46894; transmembrane_helix_parts=Outside_1_546,TMhelix_547_569,Inside_570_849), with protein sequence MKTRYYLTIFLFYLIFYSNNSFSQSHGLGFFSHEVVQDHRTSLDLSPGSALSFDKNFSLAFDLNFFPGRDDYFGYIFRIVVNDTQNVDLIYDYIFEEKDHFKLVSGSNFSKIAFNIKPSLLFGTWNRIKLDFDFAGQKITLTSGAYSGSTPFKIKAGDRLKILFGANRDEKFKTSDNPPMKIRNIEINQGGKVVSHWPLDQYDGTVVNDRINGEDALATRPLWIKKMHYEWQRIGSFTVKGPASVAFNPKKEVVYIVENDSLKSFSVVDSKIKAVAYKNNLTLLRGNHSLFDDDNGRLFNFYIDQKIVSVFDTLKSTWSKNYTKTPITDFWQFNKFYSKTDSSLYIFGGYGHFIYKNQVQRYHFPSGKWKEEQFTGDVYTPRYLAALGKSGNGAYIIGGYGSTTGKQMLSPTNIYDLLYFDVAEKTIKKIYDFKVNGEDFVFANSMIINEKDQTFYGLVFPRHKYNARLQLISGSLKKPGYKFMGSKIPFQFHDINSYADLYYSPASKKIIAVTTFRDSIDVTHVNVYSLNALPLDSPDKLFARHPYFWYWLAAGFLLCLSFLIFFFRVRKPIAIPVSADEQIKAEQKLPQTNATTGKPESLPQSAVFLFGDLQVFDDHGNEITKQFTPLIKELFLVILLYTIRWERGISSERLKELLWFDKTNESAQNNRSVNIAKLKVILEKMNNCKVSKETGYWRIKFDPTETYVDYQQYVDIIKDKARLDKTKIIQLAQIIKRGSFLPAVGYEWIDSFKAEISNEIIDTYLHYAGTITIASDPELLIEIANYIFYFDSVNEEAMVIKCKALVHMGKHSQAKNAFENFCKEYRLLYGEDFDKNFSKVLSANVEDIN encoded by the coding sequence ATGAAAACCAGATACTATTTAACCATCTTTCTTTTTTACCTGATTTTTTACAGTAACAACAGCTTCTCACAGTCTCATGGCCTTGGTTTTTTCAGTCATGAAGTGGTACAAGACCATAGAACAAGTCTGGATCTAAGTCCTGGCAGTGCACTTTCCTTTGATAAAAACTTCAGTCTTGCTTTCGATCTCAATTTTTTTCCGGGCAGGGATGATTATTTCGGGTACATCTTCCGCATCGTGGTAAATGATACGCAAAATGTCGATTTGATTTACGACTATATTTTTGAAGAGAAAGATCATTTTAAACTTGTGTCGGGCAGTAATTTTTCAAAGATCGCATTTAACATAAAACCCAGTTTGTTGTTCGGTACATGGAACAGGATCAAGCTCGATTTTGATTTTGCCGGGCAGAAAATTACCTTGACATCCGGTGCCTACAGTGGTAGTACTCCTTTTAAGATTAAAGCCGGTGATCGTTTGAAGATTCTTTTTGGAGCAAACCGTGACGAAAAATTTAAAACTTCTGACAACCCACCAATGAAGATCCGTAATATCGAAATTAATCAGGGTGGTAAAGTTGTGTCGCACTGGCCATTGGATCAGTATGATGGAACCGTTGTAAACGACAGGATTAATGGGGAGGATGCCTTGGCAACAAGGCCGTTATGGATTAAAAAAATGCATTATGAATGGCAACGGATTGGGAGCTTTACGGTTAAAGGACCCGCCAGTGTTGCCTTTAATCCTAAAAAAGAGGTGGTTTATATTGTAGAAAACGATTCGTTGAAGAGTTTTTCTGTCGTGGATTCGAAAATTAAAGCTGTTGCGTACAAAAATAACTTAACCCTGCTAAGAGGCAACCATTCCCTGTTTGACGACGATAACGGGCGCTTGTTCAATTTTTATATAGACCAGAAAATTGTTTCTGTTTTTGATACCTTAAAAAGTACATGGTCGAAAAACTACACTAAAACACCAATTACAGATTTCTGGCAGTTTAACAAGTTTTACTCCAAAACTGATTCATCACTTTATATTTTTGGTGGCTATGGTCATTTTATCTATAAAAACCAGGTTCAGCGCTACCATTTCCCTTCTGGAAAATGGAAAGAAGAGCAATTTACAGGAGATGTTTACACCCCCAGATATCTGGCAGCGCTTGGTAAAAGTGGTAACGGAGCATATATCATAGGCGGATATGGCAGTACTACAGGTAAACAGATGCTTAGTCCAACAAATATTTATGATCTGTTATATTTTGATGTAGCTGAGAAAACCATCAAAAAGATTTATGATTTCAAGGTTAACGGAGAGGACTTCGTGTTTGCAAATTCGATGATCATTAATGAGAAAGATCAGACTTTTTATGGTTTGGTATTTCCGCGGCACAAATATAACGCGCGGTTACAACTCATTTCCGGTTCTCTTAAAAAACCAGGTTACAAATTTATGGGAAGCAAGATCCCTTTCCAGTTCCATGATATAAATTCTTATGCTGATCTCTATTATAGCCCGGCATCAAAAAAAATTATTGCGGTAACAACATTTAGAGACAGTATTGATGTAACGCATGTTAACGTTTATTCACTTAACGCACTTCCTTTAGATTCTCCGGATAAATTATTTGCCCGCCACCCATATTTTTGGTATTGGCTTGCAGCCGGTTTTCTACTCTGTCTTTCTTTTTTAATTTTCTTTTTCCGGGTTAGAAAGCCGATTGCAATACCTGTTTCTGCAGATGAACAGATAAAAGCTGAACAGAAGTTGCCGCAAACCAATGCCACAACCGGTAAACCAGAGTCTCTCCCGCAAAGCGCAGTGTTTCTTTTTGGCGACTTGCAGGTATTCGATGACCACGGGAACGAAATTACCAAACAGTTTACGCCCTTAATTAAAGAGCTTTTTCTAGTTATACTTCTCTATACCATCAGATGGGAGAGGGGAATCAGCTCAGAAAGACTTAAAGAACTATTGTGGTTTGATAAAACTAACGAGAGTGCCCAAAATAACCGTTCAGTAAATATTGCAAAGCTGAAGGTCATCCTCGAAAAGATGAATAATTGCAAGGTTTCAAAAGAAACAGGCTATTGGCGGATCAAATTTGATCCTACTGAAACCTATGTCGATTACCAGCAATATGTGGATATCATAAAAGACAAGGCCCGGCTTGATAAGACCAAAATTATACAACTTGCCCAGATTATAAAGAGAGGCTCTTTCCTTCCTGCCGTTGGTTATGAATGGATCGATAGTTTTAAGGCAGAAATATCAAATGAAATCATAGATACTTATCTGCATTACGCTGGCACCATAACCATTGCAAGTGATCCGGAACTGTTGATTGAAATTGCCAACTACATCTTCTATTTTGATTCGGTGAATGAAGAGGCGATGGTTATTAAGTGCAAAGCACTTGTACATATGGGTAAACATTCACAAGCCAAAAATGCTTTCGAAAATTTCTGCAAAGAGTACCGCCTGCTTTATGGTGAAGATTTTGATAAAAATTTCTCGAAGGTTCTCAGTGCCAATGTTGAAGATATAAATTAA
- a CDS encoding MFS family permease (product_source=COG0477; cath_funfam=1.20.1250.20; cog=COG0477; pfam=PF07690; superfamily=103473; transmembrane_helix_parts=Inside_1_8,TMhelix_9_31,Outside_32_45,TMhelix_46_68,Inside_69_74,TMhelix_75_97,Outside_98_101,TMhelix_102_124,Inside_125_135,TMhelix_136_158,Outside_159_162,TMhelix_163_182,Inside_183_202,TMhelix_203_225,Outside_226_239,TMhelix_240_262,Inside_263_268,TMhelix_269_288,Outside_289_292,TMhelix_293_315,Inside_316_321,TMhelix_322_344,Outside_345_389,TMhelix_390_412,Inside_413_427), giving the protein MQEIKKKKLFTASCLALLVTALSFGIRAGIMGQLAVEYKFNASQLGSITATAFWGFPLAIIIGGFIVDVVGMKRLLITAFIFHLAGIGLTVFAVGYWSLFFSTLLIGIANGTVEASCNPLVASLYTDNKTTKLNHFHLWFPGGIVIGTLLAAAFQYLGLNWQFQVGMMVLPTLLYGYLFLKLDFPKTERVSSGFSTLDMYRAVASPLFIFMFICMFGTAITELFTGQWIGMLLKNITENPILLLTLTTGIMVIGRAFAGPIVKRFSPQGVLLISSVIAALGLYMLSSFTGTSLFLAAVVFGLGVCYFWPTMIGFVAENIPRSGALGLNLMGGAGMFAVSVYTMFMGGFYDRLILNHLPSGIDLDVYLNVPEGSEDWRRLAEAKNLAGPEILQTTLIIPLLLILAFSGLFLSIRSKKIRELQQSQIHA; this is encoded by the coding sequence ATGCAAGAAATTAAAAAAAAGAAGCTTTTTACTGCCAGCTGTCTCGCACTTCTGGTAACCGCCCTCTCTTTTGGGATCAGGGCCGGGATAATGGGCCAGCTGGCCGTTGAATATAAATTTAATGCCTCACAACTGGGCAGTATTACTGCCACAGCATTTTGGGGTTTTCCCCTTGCAATCATTATCGGGGGCTTTATTGTTGATGTGGTTGGGATGAAAAGGTTATTAATTACCGCATTTATTTTTCATTTAGCGGGAATAGGCCTTACAGTATTTGCCGTCGGCTATTGGTCACTCTTTTTTTCAACATTGCTGATAGGGATCGCCAATGGAACGGTGGAGGCGTCATGTAATCCACTTGTCGCTTCCCTTTACACCGATAATAAAACAACTAAGCTAAACCATTTTCACCTTTGGTTTCCCGGCGGTATAGTAATCGGCACTTTACTGGCTGCTGCCTTTCAGTATCTGGGATTAAACTGGCAGTTTCAGGTTGGTATGATGGTTTTGCCGACATTGCTTTATGGTTATCTGTTTTTAAAGCTGGATTTTCCTAAAACGGAACGGGTAAGTTCTGGCTTCAGTACCCTTGATATGTACCGGGCAGTAGCTTCTCCGCTTTTTATTTTTATGTTTATCTGCATGTTTGGTACGGCAATTACCGAGCTTTTTACCGGTCAGTGGATAGGGATGCTGTTAAAGAATATTACAGAAAATCCGATTTTACTGCTTACGCTAACTACCGGCATCATGGTGATTGGAAGGGCATTTGCAGGGCCGATAGTTAAACGTTTTTCCCCACAGGGTGTACTTTTAATTTCATCTGTAATTGCAGCACTTGGTCTTTACATGCTGAGTAGCTTTACGGGCACTTCACTGTTTCTGGCAGCGGTTGTGTTCGGCCTTGGTGTTTGTTATTTCTGGCCTACCATGATCGGTTTCGTAGCTGAAAATATCCCGCGTTCGGGAGCCCTGGGTCTAAACTTAATGGGAGGTGCGGGAATGTTTGCAGTTTCTGTTTACACCATGTTTATGGGCGGATTTTATGACAGGCTGATATTGAATCACCTGCCTTCAGGTATTGATCTTGACGTCTACCTCAATGTTCCTGAGGGCTCAGAGGATTGGCGGCGACTTGCAGAGGCTAAAAATCTGGCAGGTCCTGAAATTTTACAGACAACACTGATCATTCCCTTACTGTTGATTTTGGCTTTCAGTGGCCTGTTTCTCTCCATCAGGTCAAAAAAGATCAGGGAACTGCAGCAGTCACAAATTCATGCCTAA
- a CDS encoding pimeloyl-ACP methyl ester carboxylesterase (product_source=COG0596; cath_funfam=3.40.50.1820; cog=COG0596; superfamily=53474): protein MKEVANNVKGIVFEDCGHWIPEEAPELLISESLAFL, encoded by the coding sequence ATGAAGGAAGTAGCCAACAATGTCAAAGGAATTGTCTTTGAAGATTGTGGACACTGGATCCCTGAAGAAGCGCCAGAGTTGCTGATCAGTGAATCTCTTGCATTTCTTTAA
- a CDS encoding hypothetical protein (product_source=Hypo-rule applied; cleavage_site_network=SignalP-noTM; ko=KO:K21572; pfam=PF07980,PF14322; superfamily=48452): MKNQKIFILMALLPFLLSSCQKVLDLKPTDKLQPEQLFSDPEGVKVYMANLYYQLPIEDFTFFRQGVNFNGGDPNNGGFAPAMVTDEAMHTEFGDFIGNDDFKWWEQGYKLIREVNLMIDVIPTLAINEAEKKALIGESAFIRAYSYFSLAKRYGGVPLIKGSQPYGSPESLKVPRSTEKETWDFVLQECDVAIENLGTEKGRRANKFTAYALKSRAALHAASLAKFGSKAPLTGDAVTKKLVGLDAAAAAGYYDACMKASQAIIASGQYSLYRPNPANPAEAAENYRLMFENPNSAPEEAIFVKGYALPGTSLGHNYDIWYQPAQLANGWPHPGRMNPTLDLVDTYENYDSPGKSSPVVTTSDGVVGDYNGYSATKNYIRYDSPNAIFANKDARLWGTAVLPGTLWKNNQIIIQAGYVKPNGEAVIRVKDQITIGNNTFHTYGAASVTQYSGFDTYGGNNTRTGFSFKKFLNQQKPVVSGWNQSTTDFMEFRYAEVLLNYAEAVVESGSGDAVLAAKVLNDIRKRAAHTTNEPLTVENVQRERRVELSFENKRFWDLIRRREFHTEFNNRSMHTLLPLQDLRALPATKYIFVRVVVPNTNPRTFEPKTYYRYIPGIGTNGLVQNPQY; the protein is encoded by the coding sequence ATGAAAAATCAAAAAATATTTATACTAATGGCCCTGCTGCCTTTTCTGCTTTCATCCTGCCAGAAGGTACTTGATCTTAAACCCACAGACAAATTGCAGCCTGAACAGCTATTCAGCGATCCGGAGGGCGTAAAGGTGTACATGGCAAACTTATACTACCAACTACCGATTGAAGACTTTACTTTCTTCAGGCAGGGAGTTAATTTCAATGGCGGGGATCCGAACAATGGAGGTTTTGCACCGGCCATGGTTACTGATGAGGCCATGCATACCGAATTTGGTGATTTTATCGGAAACGATGATTTTAAGTGGTGGGAACAAGGATATAAACTAATCAGGGAAGTAAACCTAATGATCGATGTAATTCCAACCCTGGCTATTAACGAAGCGGAAAAGAAAGCATTGATCGGTGAAAGCGCATTTATAAGGGCTTATTCTTACTTTTCTCTTGCCAAACGTTATGGAGGTGTTCCGCTGATCAAGGGATCGCAGCCATATGGCTCACCTGAATCATTGAAAGTGCCCCGCAGTACAGAAAAAGAAACCTGGGATTTCGTTTTACAGGAATGTGATGTTGCGATCGAAAACCTGGGAACCGAAAAAGGAAGAAGGGCAAACAAATTTACCGCGTATGCGCTGAAATCGCGCGCAGCACTACATGCTGCATCATTGGCAAAGTTCGGCAGCAAAGCACCACTAACGGGTGACGCAGTTACCAAAAAACTGGTCGGCCTTGATGCGGCCGCGGCAGCAGGATATTATGACGCCTGTATGAAGGCATCCCAGGCAATCATTGCCTCAGGTCAGTACAGCCTTTACAGGCCAAATCCTGCAAACCCTGCAGAGGCGGCAGAAAACTACAGATTAATGTTCGAGAATCCCAATTCGGCACCAGAAGAAGCAATTTTTGTAAAAGGATATGCCCTTCCTGGAACTAGCCTTGGCCACAATTATGATATTTGGTACCAACCTGCCCAACTGGCAAACGGATGGCCACACCCGGGAAGAATGAATCCGACATTGGATTTGGTTGATACCTATGAGAATTATGATTCTCCAGGAAAAAGTTCACCAGTGGTAACCACATCAGACGGGGTGGTTGGAGATTACAACGGATATAGCGCAACAAAAAACTATATCAGGTATGACAGTCCAAATGCAATTTTTGCAAACAAGGACGCCAGACTATGGGGAACAGCAGTTTTACCGGGCACATTATGGAAAAACAACCAGATTATTATCCAGGCAGGCTATGTTAAGCCGAACGGAGAGGCAGTAATCAGGGTGAAAGACCAGATTACAATTGGAAACAATACTTTCCATACTTATGGCGCTGCCAGTGTTACGCAATATTCGGGATTTGATACGTACGGGGGAAACAATACAAGAACAGGTTTTTCATTTAAAAAATTCCTGAACCAACAGAAGCCGGTAGTATCGGGATGGAACCAGAGCACCACCGATTTTATGGAGTTCAGATACGCAGAGGTACTGTTGAATTATGCGGAAGCAGTAGTTGAAAGTGGCAGTGGCGATGCGGTGCTTGCCGCAAAGGTGCTTAACGACATCCGAAAACGTGCAGCCCACACCACTAACGAACCCCTTACAGTAGAAAATGTACAGCGGGAAAGACGCGTTGAACTTTCTTTTGAGAACAAACGCTTCTGGGACCTGATCAGAAGAAGAGAATTCCATACTGAATTTAATAACAGAAGTATGCATACCCTCTTACCACTCCAGGACCTTCGCGCATTGCCTGCAACAAAGTACATCTTTGTGCGGGTTGTAGTTCCCAATACAAACCCGAGAACATTTGAACCAAAAACATACTACAGGTATATCCCCGGGATTGGCACAAATGGTTTAGTTCAGAACCCACAGTATTAG
- a CDS encoding hypothetical protein (product_source=Hypo-rule applied; pfam=PF12866,PF18003; superfamily=49452) has translation MKKTYIYILSGMLAFSACKLDNLEQPAAGLSGKFIDAQTNELVQQDIIRGTQIELKEHGYDPVSSQFLVVKTDGTYENSMLFANTYTIQPVRGNFINVEPQEFKISPGSTLDFKVVPYIRIREANITKTGNKVIATFKLQQNIISNVKKIGLYAHVDSRVGEPMRQAAAERELNAVTDANHVYTLEIDLPSNSSVLKPGNQYYFRIGALIDASEAKLNYAPAVRISI, from the coding sequence ATGAAAAAGACCTATATCTATATTTTATCGGGGATGCTCGCATTTTCAGCTTGCAAACTTGACAACCTTGAGCAGCCTGCGGCAGGTTTATCGGGGAAATTTATTGATGCACAGACCAATGAACTGGTTCAGCAAGATATTATACGCGGTACCCAGATTGAACTGAAAGAGCACGGTTATGATCCGGTATCATCGCAGTTCCTGGTGGTTAAAACCGATGGCACCTATGAAAACAGCATGCTTTTTGCAAATACCTATACTATACAGCCTGTAAGAGGCAACTTTATCAATGTTGAACCACAGGAGTTTAAGATAAGCCCGGGCTCAACCCTCGATTTTAAGGTTGTTCCTTACATCCGCATCAGAGAGGCCAATATTACAAAAACCGGAAACAAGGTAATAGCTACTTTTAAACTTCAGCAGAATATCATCAGCAACGTAAAAAAGATCGGTTTGTATGCCCATGTGGATTCTCGCGTTGGCGAGCCCATGAGGCAGGCTGCCGCGGAACGGGAACTGAATGCAGTTACGGATGCTAACCACGTTTACACACTGGAGATAGACCTCCCATCAAACAGTTCAGTGCTCAAGCCAGGAAATCAGTATTATTTCCGGATCGGTGCACTTATTGATGCAAGCGAAGCTAAATTAAACTATGCCCCTGCCGTACGCATTTCTATATAA
- a CDS encoding peroxiredoxin (product_source=COG1225; cath_funfam=3.40.30.10; cleavage_site_network=SignalP-noTM; cog=COG1225; pfam=PF00578,PF14289; superfamily=49899,52833) — MKTITYCVLFLLITNLAFAQLKEEKNVVIFRGTADTIYNGSTLVLYNKAVAAHDSVQVNHGKFEITVPYKGPTRYMFYSKFELKKKGGYSPYGILISEPGIIQINANMETLSNSVVKNAPENERYMAFTKEGNAGRQGINDKLIAKFGPDVLKNLNQKNPQYDEIIRSYKELNDENNKLEVERLKTFIKLHNNSFASVYLLNNLAGNISIVNAQALYNLLGQKYKETSYGKNIASTIEAMKITAVGKIAPDFEQADTAGKMIKLSSLRGQYVLLDFWASWCIPCREENPNVVKAYNKFHDKGFTVLGVSLDQPGKREAWLSAIKQDGLIWTNVSDLKFWNNEVVKLYGVQAVPQNFLLDKEGKIIAINVKGEELNAKLTEIFEH, encoded by the coding sequence ATGAAAACGATAACTTATTGTGTACTTTTTCTCTTGATTACGAATCTGGCATTTGCTCAACTAAAAGAAGAAAAGAACGTAGTCATATTTAGAGGTACAGCCGATACCATATATAACGGAAGCACTTTAGTGTTATACAATAAAGCTGTAGCCGCCCATGATTCTGTACAGGTAAATCATGGAAAATTCGAAATCACTGTACCTTACAAGGGACCAACCAGGTACATGTTTTACAGTAAATTCGAACTGAAAAAGAAAGGCGGTTATTCGCCCTACGGAATATTAATTTCCGAACCGGGTATTATCCAGATAAACGCAAACATGGAAACCTTGAGCAATTCAGTTGTAAAAAATGCGCCTGAGAACGAACGCTATATGGCCTTTACAAAAGAAGGAAATGCAGGTAGACAAGGAATAAACGATAAACTTATAGCCAAATTTGGGCCGGATGTTTTGAAGAACCTGAACCAAAAAAATCCTCAATACGATGAAATAATCAGATCCTATAAGGAGCTAAATGATGAAAATAATAAACTAGAAGTAGAGCGGCTCAAAACCTTTATAAAACTGCATAATAATTCTTTTGCATCTGTTTATTTGCTCAATAATTTAGCGGGCAATATTTCCATTGTAAACGCACAGGCGCTTTATAATTTACTTGGTCAAAAGTATAAAGAAACCAGTTATGGCAAAAACATTGCAAGCACTATAGAAGCGATGAAAATAACGGCTGTTGGTAAAATTGCACCAGATTTCGAACAGGCCGATACCGCCGGAAAAATGATTAAACTTTCATCGCTTAGAGGGCAATACGTACTTCTTGATTTCTGGGCAAGCTGGTGCATTCCTTGTAGAGAAGAAAATCCTAATGTGGTAAAAGCCTACAATAAATTTCATGATAAAGGATTTACAGTCTTAGGTGTTTCTCTTGATCAACCAGGAAAAAGAGAGGCGTGGCTGAGTGCAATCAAACAGGATGGCTTAATATGGACCAATGTTTCCGATCTCAAATTCTGGAACAATGAAGTTGTTAAATTATATGGGGTTCAAGCTGTTCCTCAAAACTTTTTACTCGATAAGGAAGGAAAGATAATCGCCATAAACGTAAAAGGTGAAGAACTTAATGCCAAATTAACGGAGATTTTTGAGCATTAA